In the Setaria italica strain Yugu1 chromosome VI, Setaria_italica_v2.0, whole genome shotgun sequence genome, one interval contains:
- the LOC101765725 gene encoding uncharacterized protein LOC101765725: protein MSGAQGAQPKGAFTATTYTSAPAAAATGGGVAQEQQASRRQAPRTELRSGEDERGLPVRKLEDTVEDAAGKGGPVFGAGTEDGKADLGVTGTGGG, encoded by the coding sequence ATGTCCGGCGCGCAGGGAGCTCAGCCGAAGGGCGCCTTCACGGCGACCACCTACACGTCGGCGCCCGCGGCTGCGGCCACCGGTGGCGGCGTTGCCCAGGAGCAGCAGGCGAGCCGGCGGCAGGCTCCGAGGACGGAGCTCAGGTCGGGGGAGGACGAGCGCGGGCTGCCCGTCAGGAAGCTGGAGGACACTGTCGAGGACGCCGCCGGCAAGGGCGGGCCGGTGTTCGGCGCCGGCACGGAGGACGGCAAGGCCGACCTCGGCGTCACCGGCACCGGCGGAGGATGA
- the LOC101766144 gene encoding serine/arginine-rich splicing factor SR45a → MSQAKEVRYTARSITPPAERNGTSSSPPPKRRSPSRSPPPKSTSRSPHPRSPKRRSTSRSPPPRRRGRSRSRSRDRSRSRSLDDRNPGNNLYVTGLSTRVTEDDLEKFFSKEGKVKNCHVVLDPRSKESRGFAFVTMDTVEDARRCIKYLHRTVLEGRLVTVEKAKRTRERTPTPGKYCGRRGGSQRSPSPHRSRRRERSRSRDRKRERSRSRDRRERSRSRERRRERSRSRDRRERSRSRDRRRERSRSRDRRKERSHSRDSQRRRGDRSRSLAGNGNHKTD, encoded by the exons ATGTCACAAGCCAAGGAAGTGAG ataCACCGCACGGTCTATTACACCTCCTGCAGAAAGAAATGGAACTTCAAGTTCGCCTCCTCCAAAGAGGCGCAGCCCTTCAAGGTCGCCTCCCCCAAAGAGTACCTCAAGGTCTCCACATCCAAGGAGTCCTAAGCGGCGGAGCACTTCAAGGTCTCCTCCTCCTAGGAGACGTGGTAGATCGAGGTCAAGGTCAAGGGATAGGAGTCGATCCAG GAGCCTAGATGATAGAAATCCAGGGAATAACCTTTATGTGACTGGATTGTCTACTCGTGTAACTGAAGATGACCTTGAGAAGTTTTTTAGTAAAGAAGGAAAG GTTAAAAACTGTCATGTTGTTCTTGATCCTCGCTCAAAAGAATCCCGTGGCTTTGCCTTTGTGACTATGGATACTGTTGAAGATGCAAGACGCTGCATCAAGTACCTGCACCGCACTGTGCTTGAAGGTCGTCTGGTCACTGTAGAGAAG GCTAAAAGGACTCGAGAAAGGACTCCTACTCCTGGAAAATACTGCGGTCGAAGAG GAGGATCTCAAAGGAGCCCATCACCTCACCGTTCTCGCAGAAGGGAGCGATCCCGCTCAAGGGACCGTAAAAGGGAGCGTTCTCGCTCACGGGATCGGAGGGAACGGTCTCGCTCAAGGGAACGCAGAAGGGAAAGGTCCCGCTCAAGGGATCGAAGGGAACGGTCTCGCTCACGGGACCGCCGAAGGGAACGCTCACGCTCACGGGACCGCAGGAAGGAACGCTCACACTCAAGGGACTCTCAGAGAAGGCGTGGAGATCGGTCCAGGTCACTGGCAGGCAATGGGAACCACAAGACAGACTAG